The following coding sequences lie in one Thermoleophilia bacterium genomic window:
- a CDS encoding tRNA (adenosine(37)-N6)-dimethylallyltransferase MiaA — MIDRPQVLALFGPTATGKSALAHVFAREVGGEIVVADPFQRYLGLEIASDAPRPSERDDVPYHLVGDLALSDNSNPGDYAHRAHSVIDDVLGRDRVPIVAGGTGLYLRGAVADLDMRPSPDPGVRAWAETLSVDTASALAELRRRDPRAAERIDGANPRRLARALERSVAGEEALGNDLWSAPDRLPTLLVGVDRPRAVLHALIAIRVRRELDEGLVDELTRALARPDLARGPAQVIGMREVAAVAAGDLPRDSLEQVLCARTRRLARMQATWMRRLAPAEVLDLGDDPAVDALPALVAMWRHARGDVG; from the coding sequence CTGATCGACCGTCCTCAGGTTCTGGCCCTGTTCGGGCCGACGGCGACCGGAAAGAGCGCGCTCGCGCATGTCTTCGCGCGTGAGGTGGGCGGGGAGATCGTTGTCGCGGACCCGTTCCAGCGGTATCTGGGGCTCGAGATCGCGTCCGACGCCCCGCGTCCGTCAGAGCGGGACGACGTGCCGTATCACCTGGTCGGCGATCTTGCGCTCTCCGACAACTCGAACCCCGGGGATTACGCGCATCGCGCCCACTCGGTGATCGACGATGTTCTCGGGCGTGACCGGGTGCCGATCGTTGCCGGGGGAACGGGTCTCTATCTACGGGGCGCGGTCGCCGATCTCGACATGCGCCCGTCACCCGATCCGGGTGTGCGGGCGTGGGCCGAGACCCTGTCAGTCGATACCGCGTCCGCCCTCGCGGAGCTCCGCCGCCGGGATCCCAGGGCGGCGGAACGGATTGACGGCGCGAACCCCCGGCGCCTTGCCCGTGCCCTAGAGCGGAGCGTGGCCGGCGAGGAGGCGCTGGGCAACGATCTCTGGAGCGCACCCGATCGTCTGCCCACGCTGCTCGTCGGGGTGGACCGGCCCCGGGCCGTGCTGCACGCCCTCATTGCCATCCGGGTGCGCCGTGAACTTGACGAGGGTCTCGTGGACGAACTCACGCGCGCACTCGCCCGCCCGGACCTCGCCCGTGGCCCGGCCCAGGTTATCGGCATGCGGGAGGTGGCCGCGGTAGCGGCTGGGGACCTGCCGCGAGACTCCCTCGAACAGGTTCTCTGTGCGCGTACCCGGCGGCTCGCCCGGATGCAGGCGACGTGGATGCGGCGCCTTGCGCCGGCGGAGGTGCTCGACCTCGGGGATGATCCGGCCGTCGATGCCCTCCCCGCGCTTGTGGCGATGTGGCGGCACGCGCGCGGGGACGTGGGATAG